The window AAGATAATCAGCTAAGAAATGTTTAACTCTCTGATCTCAGACACAAAATCACCTCATTCTTCTCCAGGATTTGCAAGAAATGTGTTGAGAACCCAGGAACTTCACATACTTCCATCAACCatactaaaatgaaaaagaataagaattccCAGGAATAATCACATTAGTGATATCCTCTACAGCATTATTAAACAGGGAAATACTTTTGAACTTTTTTATTGCACTAAACATTGTTGATTGGGGAGTTAAAAGATTATCTGACTCAAGTCAATTTGCTGATATTTCACTACTTTATATTAGGGACAAATTAATTTCTATCAGTAGCTGCCCATGAAATATGTGGTATAAcgtaataagaaaaaatattctatatacaatttatatagaatatatttataaatttgtaaccaaactcaaatattatttgcaaatattgttGTCCAGAGCTATACAAAAATATGGTAAATGAGAGATGAGCCTGTGATTTACAGAGCTTTAGGAATAAAACAAACTGTTGAGCCCTGATGGCAATACTCTctccaaaaaagcaaaaaaggaatgTGTACACATTCAGGATAGATTCCCTGGATAAAAGCAGGAAATCTATGTTGATTCctccaatgaatcaaaaaaaatgaagttgggtTATTCAtttggggattaaaaaaaaaaacagaaacaaactaCCAATGACAAAACAGACTTACAAAGACCTGTGAGTATTAAGAATTTTGGCCATTAAATCTGTAAAAGCAATAATAGAGATTTCTTTCACATTAAGGGAAAATAAAGTAAGTTGGTCTGGGATGCATTTTCAAATACTTAAGAGGATATTAAATGTAGGAGGATTTTATCCATGAAAGTCAGAAAATCTAATGAACACAATCAACCAGACCCAAGAGAAGATACATATTGTATAGCAAGATAAATAAATCATAGTGCAAtacataaactttaaaacaaatgttcttaaaattctCATCAGTTATGGAGGAAATACCTGCGTTAAACAAGAGTGAGTAATAAAGGAAACAAACACATGTGCTCACTAATCATTACTAGATGtgttttctttacaaaaaaaaaaaaaaagagcagtttCCAAAAAGCttatctgatattttaaaagacatatacagtttattatataatgtattaagaGAATAGATTCTGTCACATGTGGAATGAAATAAAGCCAATACCCCAATGATTGAACATGACAAGGATTTGTTTCTTACTCTGCTACTAGGTGCACATCACAAGGTATCTAGGACAGTCTTGTCCCTCTCCACATGTTCATTCAAATACCCAACCCAATGGAAACTGTCTCCTGGAGCTCTtccaaagagaaaagagactCCTCAGCATCCCCAGTGGAAAGAGAGACAACGGATTGGTTGTGCACAGACCTCAAATACCTCAAATAACTCAAATCAAAAATGACACACACAGGTGATTCCCTTGTCCATTTGGTAGAGAAAGTTGATGACTTTGCCATCTTCAACGATTCAAAGAAATACAGGTGTAGATGTAGTATTTCTACACTATTATTCTTCCACTTCCAAAATCAGGTTTAATAGGTGATAAAGTAAAAGCACTTAAGCTTCTTAATCTCTTCATACATGTTACACATCATGCTTTTCTACATACATACATCATTTCATCTGCATGATTCTCCTATGAAACACAAAGAATATTATTACTATATTTCCCAAGTGATATACTCAAGTTTGGCAACATTAGTTAATTGGTCAAGGTCAAAAAGTGCAATAGGTGGTAGGAATGGAATTTGAGCTAATCCGCATGGACACACAATTCTGAATCACAAACCTACACTTGACTGtactgatgaaaaagaaaattctattctAAACTTTGGATTAGAGGTGGAATATATGGAGGAAAATGATGGATATATTCCttgatttttaaagattagaaagaacttattcctcctacaTACTATAACACAATTGCACAATAGACTTACGGAATGTAAtgcattgcatattttaaatcaccAAAATGCAGGATTTTGAATGATCCCACAATAGCAAAGTAAGACGGATGTTTAAGCAAGGGACATGTTTTACTCTGATTTGcatgataatttttatataatatctaCTTGTGCTGAGATTCCATTGCACCACATAAATGGGAATGTTACATGCTtacaaaaaattgtttaaaaatgagaCTAAATATCAGGCTCACAGCAGCTCTATAGTGGAAAGCCAAGTAGatattcagtttaaaaaatggaataaatgattgaaaaaatGTACCTGGAAGATTCTAGACCTTTAAGAAAAAGCTAAAAGGCAATATAAATTGCATGGGGTCCTGGCCTCACTGAAGACAGAGATTTTTTCAAGGCTTTTACTATGCTGCCTCACATGCCTGAGGCACAGCTCATTGGGTGACTGGGCCCTTGTTGCTCTAAGACACTGTCCCCCTGGGTCCTCACCAGCACTCTCAGTAAAAATGCACACAACACCCTCTGCTCTCTCCAGACAGGGTCAAGTTAGGGGGCCAATGTGGGAGTGGAGGACTCCAGAGGGCTCCACTCTCGTGGCACTGTTTCCCCTGGGACTCCAGTGCAAAGCTGCCATCTCTGCCTTCATATTTGCAAGAGCACAGCCCACACTCTGTGCCACAGCACAGAGCTCCGTGCTGGGGAAGGAGACTCTCCTGCAGGATGCTTTTGCAGGAGTGGACGTTGGGACAATGGTctggatatctttccatttgttccATCCTATATCTGTTCCCAGGACAAAAGTAAGTATCATAAAAACAGACAATCATATCTGGTTAGAAGTCTAAGGGGCAATAAAATGCccattcatttttgttgttgttcttgctgttcttaaaatgaaaacaaaataaaagggaaataacaaCCAGTGAGTGTAAACACCAGCAGCACAGGAACTTACTGCTGGTCTTCTCAATCCTAGtccctgctctctcctccctaCAGTCTCCCTGCTCTGTGGCATCCAGATGTCCACACTCACTGCCTTGCCTTGTGCAAATGGCTGGAGTGATGGTTAGACTAAGGGGAGAACACACACCTCATTTTCTTGCATTGAGGATGTGATACAGGAATACTGGTGCAGTATTACAGCTACATTTCTCAGTGTCAAGAGTTGTGGCTCTTGTAACATCTCCTTGACCATCTGAATAACTAGCCTGCATTCATTAGGAATCTCAAAGTCTGGACATTAATTTTGGTTAGCTGAATATTCTGCCAAAGCTCAGAAAAGATGAGAGAAGCCAAGTTATGACTCCGAcactttcttttgaaaatgttagTGTCATGATTCTGAAAGAACACTCATGTTAACTATCACAAAGAGtcgaggagggagggaaaaactACTTTCACATTATTCATCCTTAACAACAGGGGCTGCACCATCCCTGCCTTGAAGTGGCAGTTTGGTCTTCCAGAAGAGACCAGGATCACTCAGGTTTTCAGTCAGCAGTGTCTCCTGGGCTGAGAGGACCTCTCATGCTATAACCACAGCAGCACAGTGAGCTGGCACCTGAGCACCCAAGGTGAGGACAGCCAGATGCACCATGAATGGTGGCTTGGTAGAGGACACAGAGTTTCTAGGTCAGGACAAATGTAactctactctctctctcttctccctccccacaacTAAAGCAAAGATAGGGGCAATGGCAGGAGATGGAGAACTTCAGTGTATGTGAAAATGATGATTGTGACATAAAAAAGAGAGCTAATATTTGCATCTACATTTGGAAAATCTTTTCCTCCCATATTGAGGCACCAAAAGACACCAAGTCACTACTAAGTGTGTGTCCATACATTATGAACGCTCCATAAGGAACAGTGTCTAAAATGGATCCTCCAATATAGGACCCTCGTGAATTAGATATAAAAACATGTGTCCCTAAAGAAGGGCCTCAAGACATTGTGTGTCTTCAGCTATTATGAGCAAGTTTTAGAGAGAACAATCAGAGAAAGGACATGCATTTTAGAGGTTTTGCTAGCATCATACACCAAAGAGTAACCAAATGTTTTCTAGAAAGGACTTTCTGCTGACTAAGccttgtgtatatattttagaaaatattccacATAGTGAAATGGACTCCTATATACTCTAACATAATAAGCAATGCAAGACACCAGAAAAGCTGAAATGAGcccttttttcaaaataaggacCGACTGGAAAACCAGTTAACAAGATCTTCCAAATCCATCTATTACCCTTTAAATGACCAGAAGAAGGACCTGCCTCAACCATACTGTTCCCACTATCACTCCATCTTCTTCCATAGACTGCTCCATGAACAAGGAGCTACACATGAGCAATAATCCCTGGACACACTTCAGCTCTCATCGTAGGGTTCAACTTGAAGGACTTGTTTTCTCATCTTGTCAGGTCCTTCTCATGGTAATTCCCAACTGACTGTGATGGAGAACATCTCAGAGGTGACTGAATTTATTCTGCTGGGGTTAACAGATGCCCTCGAGCTACAGGTCCCCTTATTTATGGTCTTCACTCTCATCTACCTCATCTCTCTGTTTGGGAACCTGGGGATGATCCTGTTGATCCTGCTGGACTCCcgtctccacactcccatgtacttttcCTCAGTAACCTGTCTCTGGTGGACTGTGTTTATTCTTCAGCTGTCACTCCCAAGGTAATGGAGGAGTTGCTCACAGGAGATAAGACCATATCCTACAATGCATGTGCAGCCCAGATGTTCTTTGCAGGCTTTGTCACTATTGAGAGTTTCCTCCTGGCCTCCATGGCCCTGGATCGCCATGCAGCCGTGTGTAAGCCCCTGCATTACACCACCACCATGACAAGCACTGTGTGTGTCCTGATGGTCACCACCTCCTATACCTGTGGACTCCTGCAGGTTTCTATCCATGTTGCCTTCACGTTCCATCTCTCCTTCTGTCGTTCCAATGTGATCAATCACTTTTTCTGTGACATTCCCCCACTACTGGCTCTTTCTTGCTCAGATATCTACACAAATGAGATTGTGCTTTTCACATTGGCAGCATTTGATACTTTTTTCACCCTCTTGGTCATCTTGAgctcttatttattcattttggttgCTATCCTGAGGATGCACTCATCTGAGGGACAGAAGAAGGCTTTCTCCACCTGTGCATCCCACCTCACAGCTGTCTCCATCTTCTATGGAACCATGACTTTCATGTATTTACAGCCAAATTCTAGTCATTCTATGGACACAGACAAAATGGCATCTGTGTTCTACATGATGATCATCCCTATGCTGAACCCACTGGTCTACAGCTTGAGGAACAAAGAAGTCAACAGTGCATTCAGGAAGGCTGTTGGAAAAGCAAAGTTCTCACTAGGCTTAGTCTGTTAATTGCTTGAAAACATTGTAAAAGTTCATTGGGCATCTAGTGCCTGATTATTTAATTAtagttattcattttctttcatttctctgaactgTTAGTTCAGAATGAGAATTCTTCTCttcatattttggaaatttaattaGTTATAAGGAAAATTTTCATGTCCTTTTTCAGAAATAAGATGCCATTCCCATTTTAAGAGCCAGATTCTAATCCTGGGTACTATAAGATCCCATATTGCACCACACCATTAAAATGAAGTCCTTTTCAGATAATCCTAATATGTATATGATATCAGACTTATATTTTCAATTCCTAAGATGGAAAATAACACCATGActcacatatatagaatacagtCATAATTCTTAGAAATTCATGCTCTTAACaatcacttaaaaaattttacagaatGCAGAATACCGGGatctaatttaaaatgattatattatgtatttgttGTAAAATTCATGAGTTCATAGTGTGATCCCCCATGATCAGCATCTTCTTGACTCCAGAGCTTTAATAGAGCTGTAGGTCTAATGAAATTTTGAATAATGGAAATACAAGCATCTAACCAAATCTATTTCATCTGTCAATTTTAGATATCAGAGTTCAAAGAATAAGAATTTGTTCTAAGTATATCAATATCTAATCCTTATCTGACTTCTACATACAGTCATGTCTACCAAATTTGCTGTACAGAAATATTTCCTGTCACAGATGCCTCTatatgttttttaataaaaacaacagaTTTGTAAAACTGGGAGTTTATGTCTGCATTATTTTTGGAAGTGGaattaggagaaagaaaaggaagtcaagTTCTCCCCCACACTACCAGCTGTCATATTGCCTTCCAACAAAGTGCTGAGGTCAAGATCAACAAACACAGGAAACTCTTTCAGGTGTGttacaaaggaatgaaataatattgttaatCACTCAGAGACGTGCAATCATGCACATTCAAAATCACAGCCTAGACTGagtttcctcttttgagaagcaAACTCTGGGACTAGCATGGAAGGGGAGTTGTAAGTGTAAGGAGGACTGGCATCAGCTCATACTTCAGACCTCTCCTCTCCCACTGGGCTCATTTTATTAGAGGAATCCTTAAATGCTTGCCCCGTTAAACTTATTAAACTTATTAACTTATTATTGTTAaacttattattattgttaaacttattattattattgttaaattcCGTTAAACAGTAAATACTTATTGCTCCGTTAAACACAATAAGTATAATAGGGAGCTAAAGGGTGAGAAAATGAGTGACTGGTGGTTACCCTGGTGAGGAAGTGAGTGACTGAGTGGGAGCAAGGGAACTGAGTCTGAGTACCTGATCAGCACCAAACTGGATCTGTAATGACTGATCACAGAACTCGAGGGCTCCCTGTTAGATGTACATAGGGGGAAGACGTCTGTAAGTCTATCTTACAGTTCTCTCTGTCCCATTAACGTACATATCAGGGATGTTTTCAGTAACTAAGCCCATAGGTAAGGATGTAGCCCATGTTGCAACCTACTAGCTTCTGGACGATCATGAaattcaaaaagtagaaaatgatcCGTGTGAATCAAACCATCAAAACAATTAAGATCAGGATGGCCAACCTTGTAGGAAAACCTACAATTGTGAAAATGGAGTTAAAGGAAATGCACCCCACTCTTCTCTCTCCAGTGGGCCAGTTGGGAACTGGTATGTTTCTAAAGCATTTCCACGTGTCACACGTAGTTCTAGATGCTGATATGAGGTTATTTATTTCACTAGAAGACTCACAGAGGTGATTTTTAGTCCTTGCAAAACCAgatcaaaaacaaaactttttctctaaggaattcttaatgggaagacaaatattaagaaaagaggTCACCTGCTGCATTATGTAATAAATTAATTCTTGAATTCTCCCCTCTGTAGTCATCACTTCAAATTGTACTAATTTAATGATCAAGATCAAAGTCCCCAATAGGAGATACTGtgtacaaattttataatttctctgtGTCTCTATTTCTCCTCTTTCAATATGTGCATAATAATGCTACCTGTCCATGGGGTTGGGTTTAGTGAATAGTACATGTCAGGTATTTAGTACAAAGCTTGGTCTTCAGTACAGAAGTATGTGTAATGTATGTTTAGTACACCTTCAGGAAAGGAATGAAGAATTGGACCATGtcatctctctgtccctctctacTAAAGTGCtgtctcacctttttttttttttttaacttcttcattttaaaatatttttcaacatggGACACAGACAAGACTCTACCTATCCACCTAGGGACATATTCCTGAAATCAAGCACTTTCTGAGGAAACCAGAACTGGAAAAATTTCTCTCTCTGACTTTAAGATAATCAGTAAGAAATGTCTAACTGTCTGATCTCAGACACAAAATCACCTCATTCCTCTCTGCATTTTCCTGGAAATGTGTTGACAACCCTgaccttttcatgtgcttctcATCAATTGTATTAAAATTCTAATGGAAAAAATCCCCATGAATAATCACATTAGTGATATTCTTTACATTATTCTTAAAGAGGGAAATACTTGAACTTCTTGTTTGGACTAAATATTCTTGATGGGGGATTAAAAGATTAATTGATTCAAGTCAATTTGCTGTGTAATAGTTCAGTATTTTATATTAgggaaaaattaatttccatCAGTAGTTTCTCATGAAGCATCTGATATAAAGTAATCAGAAACATATTCGTCCACTACATTAAACTTTTACAAATTATATAGCATATATTTGTACCCttgtacttttaaatttcatatacaAACATCCATTGTCCAGaacaataccaaaataaatgataaatgagacAGAAGCCTGTCATTGACAGAGCATTGGGAATAAAGCAAGCTGTTGGGACCTTAATAGGAATATTCCCTCCAATAAAAGGAAGTGTACACATTCAGGATAGATTTCTTGGAAAAACCAGGACATCTATATCTCATTCCTTCCAAAAACCAGAAGCCCCATTTGGTTTGTCCCTATACCCAGTTCTCATGTCTCtagtaaagaaagaagttgagttgttcatttgaaaacaaatgaaacagaacCAAACTACTCCTTACCAAACTGACTCCTTAATATAACATCTGTGAATGTTAAGAAGGTGGGCCATTAAAGCTCTGAAAGCATTATGCAAATATTTCTTGTacattaaggaaaaacaaaatagttaGCATGAGATGAGTTTTTAATGAATTAAGAGtatgttaaatttaaaagaattttatccATGAAAAAAGAGTGAGGAAATATAATGAACAGAGTCAACCAGACCAAGAGAAGATTACATACTATatatcaagagaaaagaaatcatagtGGATTACACAAACTCTTaaataaatgttcttaaaatattcatcaaTAATGGAGGAAATACATGCATTTAACCACAGTAAgcagtaaatgaaagaaaaactagtGCTCCTCCCATTATTggatggatttaaaagaaaataaaaagcacaagaaaagccCTGGagataaaatttacattattaaaaaaaagttataaaatttttgaatggaTGGGTTCACTATTAACCTATACAAAATTGAATTCAAAATTAGCATGTagatattaactt of the Sciurus carolinensis chromosome 11, mSciCar1.2, whole genome shotgun sequence genome contains:
- the LOC124959074 gene encoding LOW QUALITY PROTEIN: olfactory receptor 5B12-like (The sequence of the model RefSeq protein was modified relative to this genomic sequence to represent the inferred CDS: inserted 1 base in 1 codon), producing the protein MENISEVTEFILLGLTDALELQVPLFMVFTLIYLISLFGNLGMILLILLDSRLHTPMYXFLSNLSLVDCVYSSAVTPKVMEELLTGDKTISYNACAAQMFFAGFVTIESFLLASMALDRHAAVCKPLHYTTTMTSTVCVLMVTTSYTCGLLQVSIHVAFTFHLSFCRSNVINHFFCDIPPLLALSCSDIYTNEIVLFTLAAFDTFFTLLVILSSYLFILVAILRMHSSEGQKKAFSTCASHLTAVSIFYGTMTFMYLQPNSSHSMDTDKMASVFYMMIIPMLNPLVYSLRNKEVNSAFRKAVGKAKFSLGLVC